The DNA segment TTTAAATCGAGTTTGCCGGTGTGAGAGATCATTAATCTTATATACAGAAACGATGGTCTCAAGCGTGTTTGGATCATCAAAGagcttcttctcttttttctcaCGGCGTTCTGCAGGTGTGAGCTTACGTGCAATGTTCCTATCAACATGGGCTTGTTCACGCTCAGCAGCTGCACTCCTAATTTCCATTTCAAGCCTCGTAGGATCTTGTGTGACTTCAGATCCAAGAACTTTCATAAGATTACTCATTTTGACCTTCGACTTTGGGGGTTCCAACAGACCCTGCCTGATCATCTCCTGTCTATCTTTCTCCTTCGCGAGACGCCGTTGGGTACGCAGTTTCTTCTGCTCTTTCTTCGTTAACTTTAAAGGTTGGGGAGGTGGTGGGGCAGGTTCAGCTGGGGGCTCAATTGGCAAAGGGTGCTCAACATATATTGTGATTTTATCCATTTTTAGTTCGTCTTCAGTAATGCTGTCACCGCTGA comes from the Papaver somniferum cultivar HN1 unplaced genomic scaffold, ASM357369v1 unplaced-scaffold_27526, whole genome shotgun sequence genome and includes:
- the LOC113341255 gene encoding protein RDM16-like translates to SKQAEIIKFKNQFGEAQAKELKTKQAQLAKAKAEPDINPNLIEVSERVIIKEKPKDPIPKVEWWDVVLLPSGNYGDISGDSITEDELKMDKITIYVEHPLPIEPPAEPAPPPPQPLKLTKKEQKKLRTQRRLAKEKDRQEMIRQGLLEPPKSKVKMSNLMKVLGSEVTQDPTRLEMEIRSAAAEREQAHVDRNIARKLTPAERREKKEKKLFDDPNTLETIVSVYKINDLSHRQTR